In Halarcobacter bivalviorum, a genomic segment contains:
- the rimP gene encoding ribosome maturation factor RimP: MNLEESIEIAVQGCGAEVYDIVTLKENDANIFRVYVTSKDGINLDKCAEISRMISPILDLDEPMNGKYNLEVSSPGIERKLKNPRHYKASIGEKVKLKDFEKNTISGELIFADDSEVKIKTEHGEEIITYDEISSASTYFEW; the protein is encoded by the coding sequence ATGAATTTAGAAGAATCAATTGAAATTGCAGTACAAGGATGTGGTGCAGAGGTTTATGATATTGTTACTTTAAAAGAGAATGATGCAAATATTTTTAGAGTATATGTAACATCTAAAGATGGAATTAATCTTGATAAATGTGCAGAGATATCAAGAATGATTTCACCAATTTTAGATTTAGATGAACCAATGAATGGAAAATATAATTTAGAAGTTAGTTCTCCAGGAATTGAAAGAAAATTAAAAAATCCTAGACACTATAAAGCCTCAATAGGTGAAAAAGTAAAATTAAAAGATTTTGAAAAAAATACTATTTCAGGAGAATTAATATTTGCTGATGATAGTGAAGTTAAAATTAAAACAGAGCATGGTGAAGAGATTATAACTTATGATGAAATTTCATCTGCTTCTACTTACTTTGAATGGTAA
- the efp gene encoding elongation factor P, translating to MANISMSDLKKGLKIELDGIPYKITEYQHVKPGKGAAFVRCKIKSFINGKVIEKTFHAGDKCTTPDLQQKQMQFLYDDGEMLQFMDTNTYEQIGLTYDQVGEAFDWIIDGMNVDMMFFNGKAITVEPPMTVELKIVETPPNFKGDSQGGKKPATLESGAVVQIPFHLLEGDIIKCDTRTGEYLEKVK from the coding sequence ATGGCAAATATTTCAATGAGTGACTTAAAAAAAGGTTTAAAAATTGAACTTGATGGTATTCCGTATAAAATTACTGAATATCAACATGTAAAACCAGGGAAAGGTGCTGCATTCGTAAGATGTAAAATTAAATCATTTATCAATGGAAAAGTTATTGAAAAAACTTTCCATGCTGGAGATAAATGTACTACTCCTGATTTACAACAAAAACAAATGCAATTTCTTTATGATGATGGAGAAATGCTTCAGTTCATGGACACAAATACATATGAACAAATTGGTTTAACTTATGACCAAGTTGGAGAAGCTTTTGATTGGATTATTGATGGAATGAATGTTGATATGATGTTCTTCAACGGTAAAGCAATCACAGTTGAACCTCCAATGACTGTAGAACTTAAAATTGTAGAAACACCACCTAACTTTAAAGGTGATTCTCAAGGTGGTAAAAAACCTGCTACTTTAGAATCTGGTGCTGTTGTACAAATTCCTTTTCACTTACTAGAAGGTGATATCATTAAGTGTGATACTAGAACTGGTGAGTACTTAGAAAAAGTAAAATAG
- the nadC gene encoding carboxylating nicotinate-nucleotide diphosphorylase, translating into MINIKKFVKNAIIEDNGRGDLFFDVAPKGKFTARAIAKDDGILAGELYAKALAKTEKFDCKFLKHDGDVLKKGDVIAKLEGKASILLSSERTFLNMLQHASGIATMANKFASKIEDLDVALLDTRKTRPQLRDFEKYASRIGGAINHRLGLDDCLMIKDTHMRTITDLEEFIKKARKRISWVTKIEIECETFEQVKEAMKAGADIIMCDNMNPEQIKEVVKYRNEVHPHVLLEASGNINLDTVREYALTGVDALSSGSIIHQATWLDFSMKFD; encoded by the coding sequence ATGATAAATATTAAAAAATTTGTTAAAAATGCTATTATCGAGGATAATGGTAGAGGAGATCTATTTTTTGATGTAGCTCCAAAAGGAAAATTTACTGCACGTGCAATTGCAAAAGATGATGGAATTTTAGCAGGTGAGCTTTATGCTAAAGCATTAGCTAAAACTGAAAAGTTTGATTGCAAATTTTTAAAACATGATGGAGATGTTTTAAAAAAAGGTGATGTGATAGCAAAACTTGAAGGGAAAGCTTCTATTTTATTATCATCTGAAAGAACATTTTTAAATATGCTTCAACATGCTTCTGGAATTGCAACTATGGCAAATAAATTTGCAAGTAAAATTGAAGATTTAGATGTTGCTTTACTTGATACAAGAAAAACAAGACCACAACTTAGAGATTTCGAAAAATATGCAAGTAGAATTGGTGGAGCGATTAATCATAGACTTGGACTTGATGATTGTTTAATGATTAAAGATACTCACATGAGAACTATTACAGATCTTGAAGAATTTATTAAAAAAGCAAGAAAAAGAATCTCATGGGTTACAAAAATCGAGATTGAGTGTGAAACTTTTGAACAAGTAAAAGAAGCAATGAAAGCTGGTGCTGATATTATTATGTGTGATAATATGAATCCAGAGCAAATCAAAGAAGTAGTAAAATATAGAAATGAAGTTCATCCTCATGTTTTATTAGAAGCTAGTGGAAATATCAATTTAGATACTGTTAGAGAATATGCTTTAACAGGAGTTGATGCGTTAAGTTCAGGAAGTATTATTCATCAAGCTACATGGCTTGATTTTTCAATGAAATTTGACTAA
- the rbfA gene encoding 30S ribosome-binding factor RbfA — MKSINLQRTESLLMELIPEALSTLSDERIRSLPITGVNCKNGKYDAIVYFDGSDFEDKEIPGVISALTKASGRIKSYVLSATGWYKCPNFKFVNDKSLESSKSIEDLFRQIQKDKKSES; from the coding sequence GTGAAAAGTATTAATCTTCAAAGAACTGAATCTTTACTGATGGAGCTTATTCCAGAAGCTCTATCTACACTTAGTGATGAAAGAATAAGATCTCTTCCAATTACGGGAGTAAACTGCAAAAATGGTAAATATGATGCAATAGTTTATTTTGATGGAAGCGATTTTGAGGACAAAGAAATTCCAGGTGTAATTTCAGCTTTAACAAAAGCAAGTGGTAGAATTAAATCATATGTTTTAAGTGCTACTGGTTGGTATAAATGTCCTAATTTTAAATTTGTAAATGATAAATCTTTAGAGTCATCAAAAAGTATTGAAGATTTATTTAGACAAATACAAAAAGATAAAAAGAGTGAATCATGA
- a CDS encoding DHH family phosphoesterase: MKKDFILSNKINMTDYAKALELIEKSRYILIVTHVNPDPDSIGSALALSNFLYENRIKHKVFNVSSDLPQNLDFIPRFEKITDQLPKFYDLVISCDCGTYGRLGFDVPKDIPIINFDHHKSNNGFGKINIVDSLKSSTAEIVYDFFKHNGLYITKASATALYVGIYDDSLAFSLGRCDELTFDKVNHLVKFGASPSEIANKLLRRDSLAKYRIIPKVLESLELYKEGEVASIYAKTKWFKETGAHNRDCEDALDMIMSMHIVKVAFFVREVNGVSRISLRSKGKIDVSKVAAKFGGGGHLNAAGCSLDTTDIEKARKKVLKEVLETTKK; encoded by the coding sequence ATGAAAAAAGACTTTATACTTAGTAATAAAATTAATATGACAGATTATGCAAAAGCTTTAGAACTGATAGAAAAGAGTAGATATATTCTTATAGTTACTCATGTGAACCCTGACCCTGATTCTATTGGTTCAGCTCTTGCTTTATCAAATTTTTTATATGAAAATAGAATTAAGCATAAGGTTTTTAATGTTAGTTCAGATCTACCTCAAAATTTAGATTTTATTCCAAGATTTGAAAAAATAACAGACCAATTACCAAAGTTTTATGATTTGGTAATCTCTTGTGATTGTGGAACATATGGAAGATTAGGATTTGATGTACCAAAAGATATTCCTATAATCAATTTTGACCATCACAAGTCAAACAATGGTTTTGGTAAGATTAATATTGTTGATTCTCTGAAGAGTTCAACAGCAGAGATTGTTTATGATTTTTTTAAACATAATGGTCTTTATATCACAAAAGCTAGTGCAACAGCATTATATGTAGGAATCTATGATGATTCTTTAGCTTTTTCTCTTGGAAGATGTGATGAATTAACATTTGATAAGGTAAACCATTTAGTTAAGTTTGGAGCAAGTCCCTCTGAAATTGCAAATAAGCTTTTAAGAAGAGATTCTTTAGCTAAATATAGAATTATCCCTAAAGTATTAGAAAGTCTTGAACTTTATAAAGAGGGTGAGGTAGCTTCTATTTACGCAAAAACAAAATGGTTTAAAGAGACAGGAGCTCATAATAGAGATTGTGAAGATGCTCTTGATATGATAATGAGTATGCATATTGTAAAAGTTGCATTTTTTGTTAGAGAAGTAAATGGTGTATCAAGAATTTCTTTACGTTCAAAGGGAAAGATTGATGTATCTAAAGTAGCTGCTAAATTTGGCGGAGGTGGTCATCTTAATGCAGCGGGTTGTTCCCTTGATACAACTGATATAGAAAAAGCAAGGAAAAAAGTTTTAAAGGAAGTTCTTGAGACGACAAAAAAATAG
- a CDS encoding DUF448 domain-containing protein, whose product MKKPIRTCIVCRNKFEQNVLLRFKSKDKKIYAFDNKGRSFYICKECISILEEETENTKNIKKLEKALCRECKNKDNYIGQLKEILTHVR is encoded by the coding sequence TTGAAAAAGCCCATTAGAACATGTATTGTTTGTAGAAACAAATTTGAACAAAATGTGTTGCTAAGATTTAAGAGCAAAGATAAAAAAATTTATGCTTTCGATAACAAAGGAAGAAGTTTTTATATCTGTAAAGAGTGTATTTCAATTTTAGAAGAAGAGACTGAAAACACTAAAAATATAAAAAAACTAGAAAAAGCACTTTGTAGAGAGTGTAAAAATAAAGATAACTACATAGGACAACTTAAGGAGATTTTAACGCATGTCAGATAA
- the infB gene encoding translation initiation factor IF-2: MSDNVRVYEIAEEAGASSTEVIAKAKDLGIELKSPQTAVSFEDAEEIANYIMTGKSDKLAKKPAAKKVVKKKEEPKKEEEPKKVETKTEEKVEVKKVETLETKTEETIEPKKEEEPKEESVKSVAPKRVVPKRRGLKIIKKKKPKDDLVDNISLENKSVETQPKKAMKSLSEILGGNEKTEEPKENLDSKAQMLRIAKKKEKKKQPPKAHDHGKVIDIERTNESEFSNSSDESLLGEEVVLLDMGLTDSSKLFDEPKNTSNDKKQSRSSRPAAFGNRPQGLKRGKRKKRIKREVEEVEITEITIPEDVRVYEFAEACGKSPAEVITVLFGLGMMVTKNDFLKQDELEILGEEFGIEVTVKDALEDANYVGDYQEEEIDETNFKTRPPVVTIMGHVDHGKTSLLDKIRTSKIAAGEAGGITQHISAYTIEQNGEKITFVDTPGHAAFSAMRARGAEVTDIIIIVVAADDGVKQQTEEVISHAKASGCPIIVAVNKIDKETANMDMVKAQMAEKEMTPVDWGGDIEFIGVSALTGEGIDDLLENILLQSEILELKADPEAKAKATVVEASLEKGRGPVATIIVQNGELKVGDNIVCDTTFGRVKAITNDMGQQVKSLGLSETGTVLGLNEVPVAGAIMVAQDSDKEAREIATKRAEHARAKELSKSTKVSLEEMSGLIAEGKLKQLPVIIKTDVAGSLEAIKGSLEKIQNDEVKVKVVHSGVGGITESDLILAGASEGCIILGFNVRPTGSVKNKAKADGITINTYSIIYDLIDDVKDTLSGMMSAVIREENTGQAEVRDTFVVPKIGTVAGCFVTDGKVIRGGHARIIRDGVVTYTGKISSLKRFKDDVKEVSNGFECGIMFDKFNDIKVGDFIETFIQIEEKREIEL; encoded by the coding sequence ATGTCAGATAACGTAAGAGTATATGAAATTGCTGAAGAAGCAGGAGCTAGCAGCACAGAAGTAATTGCTAAAGCTAAAGATTTAGGAATAGAACTTAAATCACCTCAAACAGCAGTTTCATTTGAAGATGCAGAAGAGATTGCAAACTACATTATGACTGGGAAAAGTGATAAACTTGCAAAAAAACCAGCAGCTAAAAAAGTAGTTAAGAAAAAAGAAGAGCCAAAAAAAGAAGAAGAGCCAAAAAAAGTTGAAACTAAAACTGAAGAAAAAGTAGAAGTAAAAAAAGTTGAAACTTTAGAGACTAAAACTGAAGAAACAATTGAGCCAAAAAAAGAAGAAGAGCCAAAAGAAGAAAGCGTTAAAAGTGTAGCTCCAAAAAGAGTTGTTCCAAAAAGAAGAGGGCTTAAGATTATTAAAAAGAAGAAGCCAAAAGATGATTTAGTAGATAATATATCTTTAGAAAATAAATCAGTTGAAACTCAACCTAAAAAGGCAATGAAATCTCTTAGTGAAATTTTAGGTGGTAATGAGAAAACAGAAGAACCTAAAGAAAACTTAGATTCAAAAGCACAAATGCTAAGAATTGCTAAGAAAAAAGAGAAGAAAAAACAACCTCCAAAAGCTCATGATCATGGTAAAGTAATTGATATTGAAAGAACAAATGAATCTGAATTCTCAAATAGTAGTGATGAGTCTTTATTAGGTGAAGAAGTTGTATTACTTGATATGGGATTAACAGATAGTTCTAAATTATTTGATGAGCCAAAAAATACGTCAAATGATAAAAAACAAAGTAGATCTTCTAGACCAGCTGCATTTGGTAATAGACCTCAAGGTTTAAAAAGAGGAAAAAGAAAGAAAAGAATCAAAAGAGAAGTTGAAGAAGTAGAAATCACAGAAATAACAATTCCTGAAGATGTAAGAGTATATGAATTTGCAGAGGCTTGTGGAAAATCACCAGCTGAAGTTATCACTGTATTATTTGGTCTTGGAATGATGGTTACTAAAAATGACTTCTTAAAACAAGATGAATTAGAGATTCTTGGTGAAGAGTTTGGAATTGAAGTAACTGTTAAAGATGCTTTAGAAGATGCAAACTATGTTGGAGATTATCAAGAAGAAGAGATTGATGAGACTAACTTCAAAACAAGACCACCAGTTGTTACTATCATGGGACATGTTGATCATGGTAAAACTTCATTATTAGATAAAATTAGAACATCTAAAATTGCAGCAGGTGAAGCGGGTGGAATCACTCAACATATCTCTGCATATACAATTGAACAAAATGGTGAGAAAATTACATTTGTAGATACACCAGGTCACGCCGCTTTCTCAGCAATGAGAGCAAGAGGTGCAGAAGTAACTGATATTATTATTATTGTTGTTGCAGCTGATGATGGTGTAAAACAACAAACAGAAGAAGTTATTTCTCATGCAAAAGCTTCAGGTTGTCCTATTATTGTTGCAGTTAATAAAATTGATAAAGAAACTGCAAATATGGATATGGTAAAAGCTCAAATGGCAGAAAAAGAGATGACTCCTGTTGATTGGGGTGGAGATATTGAGTTTATTGGTGTTTCTGCACTTACAGGTGAAGGTATTGATGATTTATTAGAAAATATTTTACTTCAATCTGAAATCTTAGAACTTAAAGCTGATCCAGAAGCAAAAGCAAAAGCAACTGTAGTTGAAGCATCATTAGAAAAAGGTAGAGGACCTGTTGCTACAATTATTGTTCAAAATGGAGAATTAAAAGTTGGTGATAATATTGTTTGTGATACTACTTTTGGTAGAGTTAAAGCAATTACAAATGATATGGGTCAACAAGTTAAATCATTAGGTTTATCTGAGACAGGTACAGTATTAGGATTAAATGAAGTTCCAGTTGCAGGTGCTATTATGGTTGCTCAAGATTCTGATAAAGAAGCAAGAGAAATTGCTACAAAAAGAGCAGAACATGCAAGAGCAAAAGAGTTATCAAAATCTACTAAAGTATCATTAGAAGAGATGAGTGGACTTATTGCAGAAGGTAAATTAAAACAGTTACCAGTTATTATTAAAACTGATGTTGCTGGTTCTTTAGAAGCAATTAAAGGTTCTTTAGAAAAAATCCAAAATGATGAAGTAAAAGTAAAAGTAGTTCACTCTGGTGTTGGAGGAATTACAGAATCAGATTTAATCCTTGCAGGTGCATCTGAGGGTTGTATTATCTTAGGATTTAATGTAAGACCTACTGGTTCAGTTAAAAATAAAGCAAAAGCTGATGGTATTACAATTAATACATATTCAATTATTTATGATTTAATTGATGATGTAAAAGATACTCTTTCTGGTATGATGAGTGCAGTAATTAGAGAAGAAAATACTGGACAAGCAGAAGTTAGAGATACATTTGTTGTTCCTAAAATTGGAACAGTTGCAGGATGTTTCGTAACTGATGGTAAAGTAATCAGAGGCGGACATGCAAGAATCATTAGAGATGGTGTTGTAACTTATACTGGTAAAATTTCATCATTAAAAAGATTTAAAGATGATGTTAAAGAAGTATCAAATGGATTCGAGTGTGGTATTATGTTTGATAAATTCAATGATATTAAAGTTGGAGATTTCATCGAAACATTTATTCAGATTGAAGAAAAAAGAGAAATTGAACTGTAA
- the lpxC gene encoding UDP-3-O-acyl-N-acetylglucosamine deacetylase, with amino-acid sequence MKQRTIANSVEIVGIGLHKGVPVKMKLEPLDSNMGIVFYREDEGVTIPLKIENVVDTKMATVIGKDGVVISTIEHLLSAVYAYGIDNLRVVIDNDEVPVLDGSSSGYCMLIEEAGIKELAASKKAIKIKKNVEVTTEDGKRVALKPSNHIIYDFSIDFDHPVIGQQEFRFDYSIEEYKENISRARTFGFLHEVQYLRSQGLAQGGSLENAIVLDQSKVLNPEGLRYNDEFVRHKILDAIGDMALLGYTLVGEYDAHAGSHYLNHLLTKKVYENEENYEILDLEIANEEAQVFEMAYSKVQA; translated from the coding sequence ATGAAACAAAGAACAATAGCAAATAGTGTAGAAATTGTAGGAATAGGACTTCATAAAGGAGTTCCTGTTAAGATGAAACTTGAGCCTTTAGATTCTAATATGGGAATTGTTTTCTATAGAGAAGATGAAGGTGTAACTATTCCTTTAAAAATAGAGAATGTAGTTGATACAAAAATGGCGACTGTAATTGGAAAAGATGGGGTAGTTATTTCAACTATTGAACATCTTTTATCTGCTGTTTATGCTTATGGAATTGATAATTTAAGAGTAGTAATTGATAATGATGAAGTTCCTGTCCTTGATGGTAGCTCATCTGGATATTGTATGCTTATTGAAGAAGCAGGAATAAAAGAGTTAGCTGCTTCAAAAAAAGCAATTAAAATTAAGAAAAATGTTGAAGTTACAACAGAAGATGGTAAAAGAGTTGCTTTAAAACCTTCTAATCATATTATTTATGATTTTTCAATTGATTTTGACCATCCTGTAATAGGACAACAAGAGTTTAGATTTGATTACTCAATTGAAGAGTATAAAGAAAATATAAGCCGTGCAAGAACATTTGGCTTTTTACATGAAGTTCAATATTTAAGAAGCCAAGGTTTAGCTCAAGGTGGTAGCTTAGAAAATGCAATTGTATTAGACCAATCAAAAGTACTAAATCCTGAAGGTCTAAGATATAATGATGAGTTTGTAAGACATAAAATTTTAGATGCAATTGGTGATATGGCTCTATTAGGATATACTTTAGTTGGAGAGTATGATGCTCATGCAGGAAGTCACTACTTAAATCATTTACTTACAAAAAAAGTATATGAAAATGAAGAAAATTATGAGATACTTGATTTAGAAATTGCAAATGAAGAAGCACAAGTATTTGAAATGGCATATTCTAAGGTTCAAGCTTGA
- the thrB gene encoding homoserine kinase: MRISVPATSANLGPGFDTLGLAISLHNQVIIRPSKFHSVSLRGEGSNNPVLKDNNMFIAIFNDFYHNLSKRKRHFRFEFTNEVPLSRGLGSSSAVIVSAIASAYAIEGIKLDKQKLLNLALAYENHPDNITPAVMGGFNVATVQDNEVKFIRKTLPKSLKAIVVIPNRPISTQLARKALPFKYSKEDTVFNISHSSLLTAAFMTENWDMLRAASLDKVHQKYRMKQMPELFDVQKTALKSGALMSTLSGSGSTLFSMSHRDDAQRIEAELKKRFPHFKVISRNFDNDGVRVED, encoded by the coding sequence TTGAGAATTAGTGTTCCAGCAACAAGTGCTAATTTAGGACCAGGATTTGATACACTTGGTTTAGCAATTTCATTACATAATCAAGTAATAATAAGACCTTCAAAATTCCATAGTGTGTCATTAAGAGGAGAGGGTTCTAATAATCCAGTTCTTAAAGATAACAATATGTTTATTGCTATTTTTAATGATTTCTATCATAATCTTTCAAAAAGAAAAAGACATTTTAGATTTGAATTTACAAATGAAGTTCCATTATCAAGAGGATTAGGAAGTTCATCAGCAGTAATTGTTTCAGCAATTGCAAGTGCATATGCAATAGAAGGTATTAAGTTAGATAAGCAAAAGTTATTAAACTTAGCCTTAGCATATGAAAATCACCCTGATAATATTACGCCAGCTGTAATGGGTGGATTTAATGTTGCAACAGTACAAGATAATGAAGTTAAGTTTATTAGAAAAACTTTACCAAAATCATTAAAAGCGATTGTTGTAATTCCAAATAGGCCTATTTCAACTCAACTTGCAAGAAAAGCATTGCCTTTTAAATATTCAAAAGAAGATACAGTATTTAATATTTCACACTCTTCTTTATTGACAGCAGCATTTATGACTGAAAATTGGGATATGTTAAGAGCAGCTTCATTGGATAAAGTACATCAAAAATATAGAATGAAACAGATGCCTGAGCTTTTTGATGTTCAAAAAACGGCACTTAAAAGTGGTGCACTTATGAGTACTCTTTCTGGTTCGGGTTCAACTTTATTCTCTATGTCACATAGAGATGATGCTCAAAGAATTGAAGCTGAACTTAAAAAAAGGTTCCCTCATTTTAAAGTTATCTCTCGTAACTTTGATAATGATGGAGTTAGAGTAGAAGACTAA
- the ribD gene encoding bifunctional diaminohydroxyphosphoribosylaminopyrimidine deaminase/5-amino-6-(5-phosphoribosylamino)uracil reductase RibD, producing MKIDDNFYMKLAIDEAWKYQLLTYPNPAVGCVVVKNGEILAIEAHKEAGKPHAEVNALKTAYLSKYPNDVLKTKSSSHDIHDYLIRNHNNFFEDCTIYVTLEPCNHIGRTPACANLLKELKPKRVVIAHEDINKEARGGCETLKSANIEVSIDCMKKEAYELLYPFIKWTQGTFIFYKMAQTLNGSIDGAISSHIAKAYVHTLRDKIDLMLIGGNTVRSDKPTLDARYIAGRAPNIMIYSKNKVFDTNIPLFKVPNREVIISDDLFKLLDYKFIMVEGTYNLMDKLKEKIDYLVLLVSPKIRKGVNALNDLDIDFKIVHENYIGEEKIIYLKRKG from the coding sequence ATGAAAATTGATGATAATTTTTATATGAAGTTAGCAATAGATGAAGCATGGAAATATCAGTTATTAACTTATCCTAATCCTGCTGTTGGATGTGTAGTAGTTAAAAATGGTGAGATATTAGCAATTGAAGCTCATAAAGAAGCTGGTAAACCTCATGCAGAGGTTAATGCTTTAAAAACAGCATATTTAAGTAAATATCCTAATGATGTACTTAAAACAAAAAGTTCTAGCCATGATATTCATGATTATTTAATTAGAAATCATAATAACTTTTTTGAAGATTGTACTATTTATGTTACTTTGGAACCATGTAATCATATTGGTAGAACTCCTGCATGTGCAAATCTTTTAAAAGAATTAAAGCCTAAAAGAGTTGTAATAGCACACGAAGATATAAATAAAGAGGCAAGAGGTGGCTGTGAGACACTAAAATCTGCAAATATAGAAGTAAGCATTGATTGTATGAAAAAAGAAGCATATGAGCTTTTATATCCTTTCATAAAATGGACACAAGGTACTTTTATTTTTTATAAGATGGCTCAAACACTAAATGGCTCTATAGATGGAGCTATCTCTTCTCATATTGCAAAAGCATATGTACATACTTTAAGAGATAAGATTGATTTAATGCTTATTGGTGGTAATACAGTAAGAAGTGATAAACCCACCCTTGATGCAAGATATATCGCTGGGCGTGCACCAAATATAATGATATATTCTAAAAATAAAGTCTTTGATACAAATATCCCACTTTTTAAAGTACCTAATAGGGAAGTAATAATAAGTGATGATTTATTTAAATTACTTGATTATAAATTTATTATGGTTGAGGGCACTTATAATTTAATGGATAAGTTAAAAGAAAAAATTGATTATTTAGTATTACTTGTAAGTCCAAAGATTAGAAAAGGTGTAAATGCTTTAAATGATTTGGATATTGATTTTAAGATTGTGCATGAAAATTATATAGGTGAAGAGAAGATAATTTATTTAAAAAGAAAAGGCTAG
- a CDS encoding M23 family metallopeptidase: MRRQKNSFGKLVIFLVLAIVIAAAVFVYFSPQFEKESPKITTENSLYWNGKDKLTISLYDDSGIKSYSAYYVSNNGPVVINNQKLSSKQTNVTFNLGDIRLDPNAKSVKIIIEVTDRSNWNFFQGNSVSKEFILEVDRKRPVANVITNSYNIRQGGSAAVVVEVKDENLSDKYITFNNEYRFELIPYKKENFYMAIIAWPVWEEEFSRVNLVAIDKANNKTISKVPLYIKDLKIKNDKIKISKDFVEKISIPVLQKSDYEVPTNSVDIFLKQNKELRLNNVATIKKASVENMSREQVEKFTLKPFLRLTGSKTFAGFAERRHYYYEGEKIDEAWHLGMDWASIKHANINISNPGKVIYNDYLGIYGNTLIIDHGYGVQSLYAHTSKSFVQTSEDVKAGDKIATTGSSGAVFGDHLHFGVLVQGIEVNPLEWMDRNWIKTRITNILQEADYAIKSSDK; this comes from the coding sequence TTGAGACGACAAAAAAATAGTTTTGGAAAGTTAGTTATCTTTTTAGTTTTAGCAATTGTTATAGCAGCAGCAGTATTTGTTTATTTTTCACCACAGTTTGAAAAAGAAAGCCCAAAAATTACAACAGAAAATAGTTTATATTGGAATGGAAAAGATAAATTAACTATCTCTTTATATGATGATAGTGGTATTAAATCTTATAGTGCTTATTATGTTAGTAATAATGGACCAGTTGTAATTAATAATCAAAAATTATCATCAAAACAGACAAATGTGACTTTTAATTTAGGTGATATTAGATTAGACCCAAATGCTAAAAGTGTAAAGATTATAATAGAAGTAACAGATAGAAGTAATTGGAATTTCTTCCAAGGAAATAGTGTCTCAAAAGAGTTTATTCTTGAAGTAGATAGAAAAAGACCAGTTGCGAATGTAATTACAAACTCTTATAATATTAGACAAGGTGGAAGTGCAGCAGTTGTTGTTGAGGTAAAAGATGAAAACCTAAGTGATAAATATATAACTTTTAATAATGAATATAGATTTGAATTAATTCCATATAAAAAAGAGAATTTTTATATGGCAATTATTGCTTGGCCTGTTTGGGAAGAAGAGTTTTCAAGAGTTAATCTTGTAGCTATAGACAAAGCAAATAATAAAACTATTTCAAAAGTACCTCTTTATATAAAAGATTTAAAAATTAAGAATGATAAAATAAAAATCAGTAAGGATTTTGTTGAAAAAATCTCTATACCTGTTTTACAGAAAAGTGATTATGAAGTTCCAACTAATAGTGTAGATATCTTTTTAAAACAAAATAAAGAGTTAAGACTTAATAATGTTGCAACAATAAAAAAAGCATCAGTTGAAAATATGTCAAGAGAGCAGGTTGAAAAGTTTACTTTGAAACCTTTTTTAAGACTTACTGGTTCTAAAACATTTGCAGGCTTTGCAGAGAGAAGACATTATTATTATGAGGGTGAAAAGATTGATGAAGCTTGGCACTTAGGAATGGATTGGGCAAGTATTAAACATGCAAATATAAATATCTCTAATCCAGGTAAAGTTATTTATAATGATTATTTAGGAATTTATGGAAATACTTTAATAATTGATCATGGATATGGAGTTCAATCTTTATATGCACATACAAGTAAATCTTTCGTACAAACAAGTGAAGATGTAAAAGCAGGAGATAAAATTGCTACAACAGGAAGTAGTGGAGCTGTATTTGGAGACCACTTACATTTTGGAGTATTAGTTCAAGGAATTGAAGTAAATCCTTTAGAATGGATGGATAGAAATTGGATAAAAACAAGAATTACAAATATTCTTCAAGAAGCAGATTATGCAATTAAAAGTAGTGACAAATGA